A genomic region of Trifolium pratense cultivar HEN17-A07 linkage group LG3, ARS_RC_1.1, whole genome shotgun sequence contains the following coding sequences:
- the LOC123916777 gene encoding thioredoxin-like 4, chloroplastic, whose product MSLVFTHHQNILHTKSFVTLRLDLCLHKPLESRISHLVFSLVPNQSHGKLCLGGTKFEPIIKIGQNFFRGKTRVAVDEYQQDLPNEDDDDDDVCPVECVREFTTDEEFGKILNKSKGTGSLVVVDFFRTSCGSCKYIEQGFAKLCRKSGSHDAPVIFLKHNVIDEYDEESEVAERLRIRAVPLFHFYKDGKLLEAFPTRDKERIIAAILKYSSLEAEDILS is encoded by the exons ATGTCACTAGTTTTTACTCACCACCAGAATATTTTGCATACCAAGTCCTTTGTAACTCTCAGATTAGACCTATGCTTACATAAACCACTTGAGTCTAGAATTTCTCATTTAGTTTTCAGCTTAGTTCCTAACCAAAGTCATGGAAAACTATGTCTTGGTGGGACAAAATTTGAACCTATTATAAAAATCGGGCAAAACTTCTTCCGCGGTAAGACAAGAGTTGCTGTTGACGAGTATCAACAAGACTTGCCTAATGAagatgacgatgatgatgatgtctGTCCGGTTGAATGTGTGAGAGAATTCACAACTGACGAGGAGTTCGgcaaaattttgaataagtCTAAAGGAACTGGATCTCTAGTTGTGGTGGATTTCTTTCGCACTTCTTGTGGAAGTTGCAAGTATATAGAACAAGGTTTTGCAAAGTTGTGCAGGAAATCTGGTAGCCATGATGCTCCTGTTATCTTTCTAAAGCATAAT GTAATCGATGAGTATGATGAGGAATCCGAGGTTGCGGAGAGACTCAGAATCAGG GCTGTGCCTCTCTTCCACTTCTACAAAGATGGAAAACTGTTGGAAGCATTTCCAACCAGAGACAAAGAAAGGATTATTGCTGCCATCCTCAAGTACTCATCTCTTGAAGCAGAAGATATTTTGAGCTAA
- the LOC123917572 gene encoding coenzyme Q-binding protein COQ10 homolog, mitochondrial, protein MPPFLSTSKALRTLATRKSGFNQLIRSSKNNENLEVCRCFSTIAFKPTHQIHPFDSRIGFSPFTRNFVNSSYKNIQWRQFMGCGDGVENVLSKTYEEKRVLGYSPEQLFDVVAAVDFYHGFVPWCQRSEIVKRNPDGSFDAELEIGFKFLVESYVSHVELDRPKRIKTTVSQSTLFDHLINIWEFSPGPVPGTCNLYFLVDFKFQSPLYSQIASMFFKEVASRMVSSFTERCRMIYGPEVRVLENSYGHRS, encoded by the exons ATGCCGCCATTTTTATCGACCTCAAAGGCACTTCGCACCTTAGCGACACGCAAAAGTGGATTCAATCAATTGATTAGGTCTAGCAAAAATAACGAGAATTTGGAAGTATGTCGATGCTTTTCAACCATTGCATTCAAACCTACCCATCAGATTCATCCCTTTGATTCTCGCATTGGGTTTTCACCTTTTACGAGAAATTTTGTTAATAGCAGCTATAAGAATATCCAATGGAGACAGTTTATGGGATGTGGAGATGGTGTTGAAAATGTTCTGTCCAAAACTTATGAGGAAAAGCGCGTTTTGGG GTACTCTCCGGAGCAATTATTTGATGTTGTTGCGGCTGTTGATTTTTATCATGGTTTTGTCCCGTGGTGTCAAAGGTCAGAGATAGTTAAACGTAATCCAGATGGATCATTTGATGCTGAGTTGGAGATTGGATTTAAGTTTCTAGTTGAAAGTTATGTTTCTCATGTTGAATTAGACAGACCAAAGCGAATAAAG ACAACTGTGTCACAGAGTACCCTATTTGACCATTTGATAAACATATGGGAATTTAGTCCTGGCCCGGTTCCAGGAACTTGCAATCTCTATTTTTTGGTGGACTTCAAGTTTCAGTCTCCACTTTACTCACAG ATTGCATCAATGTTCTTTAAGGAGGTGGCCTCTAGGATGGTTAGTTCATTTACTGAGCGTTGCCGCATGATATATGGACCAGAAGTGCGAGTGCTTGAGAACTCATATGGACATAGGTCATAG
- the LOC123916706 gene encoding protein DCL, chloroplastic codes for MASSLSNTNHFHSFKNPFSFRSSRFILSIPFYSTPTPLLHSRFSSSLKASSSSSSSSEADKSVISQGKRIVEDKSYCYDNDEEEEDDEEEEDKWVDWEDQILEDTVPLVALVRTILHSGQYHIGDRLSPEHEKTILEKLLPFHPESQKKVGCGVDYITIGYHPLFDRSRCLFIVRKDGELVDFSYWKCIKGLIRTNYPLYADSFILRHFRKRSRNLGS; via the exons ATGGCTTCTTCACTATCCAACACAAatcattttcattcattcaaaaaCCCTTTCTCTTTTCGTTCTTCTCGTTTCATTCTATCCATTCCTTTCTACTCTACACCAACACCGTTGCTTCATTCTcgtttctcttcttctctcaaagcttcttcttcttcttcttcttcttctgaagCTGATAAGTCAGTTATTTCACAAGGGAAACGAATTGTAGAGGACAAGAGCTATTGCTATgataatgatgaagaagaagaagatgatgaagaagaagaagataaatgGGTTGATTGGGAAGATCAGATTTTGGAAGATACTGTTCCTTTGGTTGCCCTTGTTAGAACGATTCTTCATTCTGGaca ATATCATATTGGAGATAGACTAAGTCCAGAGCACGAGAAAACCATTCTTGAGAAGCTGCTTCCATTTCACCCTGAATCTCAAAAAAAGGTTGGATGTGGAGTCGATTATATAACG ATTGGATATCATCCTCTGTTTGATCGGTCCAGGTGTTTGTTCATAGTGCGAAAAGATGGAGAGCTGGTTGACTTTTCATATTGGAAATGCATAAAGGGTTTGATCAGAACGAATTATCCATTATATGCAGACAGTTTCATTCTCAGGCACTTCAGGAAGCGGAGTCGTAATTTGGGAAGTTGA